One Roseimaritima multifibrata DNA window includes the following coding sequences:
- a CDS encoding glycosyltransferase family 2 protein, which yields MSSSASPPKTPRVSVVLTVYNGQQHLKEAVASILSQDFTDFELVAVNDGSTDRSSQILHNFAKRDARVRVIDQENRGIAGAANRGIEEATAPLIARMDADDISMPQRFGLQVDYLDKHPECLAVGTAILNIDADGDPLNISIYESDPERIDDCLMHRRTGMAQPSVMMRRDIVLELGGYRKEYEWIEDHDLWLRLAERGPLGNLPDVMLCYRQHLGSVSWNNASLRMARINGVLTDAYRRRDIPIPPGLLLPENPRRSTGGHHKFLRAAVRAGQWKTARKHFVAQWAKQPFSAITWRCTMEAGFRAVSTVVHPPPAAPIIPRFSADFQ from the coding sequence ATGTCTTCTTCCGCCTCCCCACCGAAGACTCCTCGCGTCAGCGTCGTGCTAACGGTCTACAACGGGCAGCAGCACCTAAAAGAGGCCGTTGCAAGCATCTTATCGCAAGACTTCACCGATTTTGAATTGGTTGCTGTCAACGACGGTAGCACCGACCGCAGCTCTCAAATCCTTCATAACTTTGCCAAACGGGACGCCCGCGTCCGGGTGATTGACCAGGAAAACCGAGGGATCGCAGGCGCCGCGAATCGCGGCATCGAAGAAGCAACGGCTCCCCTGATTGCGCGTATGGACGCGGATGACATCTCGATGCCCCAGCGGTTCGGCCTTCAGGTGGACTACCTGGACAAGCATCCTGAATGCCTCGCTGTCGGAACCGCCATTCTGAACATTGATGCCGATGGTGACCCACTTAATATTTCGATCTATGAATCGGATCCAGAGCGGATCGATGACTGCTTGATGCACCGTCGGACCGGGATGGCCCAGCCGTCGGTAATGATGCGGCGCGACATTGTGCTGGAACTGGGAGGGTACCGCAAAGAGTACGAGTGGATCGAAGATCACGATCTATGGCTGCGGCTGGCAGAGCGAGGTCCGCTGGGGAATCTTCCCGACGTCATGCTCTGTTATCGCCAACATCTAGGTAGCGTTAGCTGGAACAACGCCAGCCTGCGGATGGCTCGGATCAACGGGGTTCTCACCGACGCATACCGCCGCCGCGACATCCCGATTCCTCCGGGGCTGCTCCTTCCAGAAAACCCTCGACGCTCGACCGGCGGGCACCACAAATTCCTGCGAGCTGCGGTTCGCGCGGGTCAGTGGAAAACGGCCCGTAAACACTTTGTTGCTCAGTGGGCCAAACAACCATTTTCTGCGATTACATGGCGGTGCACGATGGAGGCAGGTTTTCGCGCCGTTTCCACCGTCGTCCATCCGCCCCCCGCGGCCCCTATCATTCCTCGCTTTTCAGCGGACTTCCAATAG
- a CDS encoding glycosyltransferase yields MKVWYVSTQRAWGGGEEYLKNLAAGVAKRGLEVAVMAPKGSPLAAAMREEGHSVFEFAGRGRDPRTIWRFRKRLQLSGPCVVHCNDSHALMLGGLAALGVSQARVLAMRHTMFPIRSPEKYHRLADRTICVSQAVANQCINDGLRDSNLKVIHVGLPIPSPDPAAVAKIRNQVAADNRKLLVAIGNLLPCKGHADLIRAIGLLDQPPGTFVLAIAGEGKHRDELECLRDALPDPESVRLLGFQDNPDDWLAAADAVVHPSHQEGLCLTVVGAMMLRRPVVASPVGGLCEVLAAEQIHSEWSSPLAELCLPEDPASIAKALRTLFDAQESQVLQSQTQVEAAYQHAVQRFGVQPMVEKTLALYESLNERRAAA; encoded by the coding sequence ATGAAAGTCTGGTATGTTTCGACCCAGCGGGCATGGGGCGGTGGTGAGGAATATCTAAAGAACCTGGCGGCGGGCGTCGCCAAGCGAGGCCTTGAAGTAGCCGTGATGGCTCCGAAAGGGAGTCCCCTAGCGGCCGCCATGCGTGAAGAAGGGCACAGCGTATTTGAATTCGCCGGGAGGGGACGGGACCCTCGAACCATTTGGCGGTTTCGCAAACGCTTGCAGCTATCGGGCCCCTGCGTCGTCCACTGCAATGATTCGCACGCCCTGATGTTGGGCGGGCTTGCCGCACTTGGGGTGTCGCAAGCACGCGTTCTCGCGATGCGACATACCATGTTCCCGATTCGCTCCCCCGAAAAATACCATCGCTTGGCCGATCGCACGATCTGTGTGTCTCAGGCGGTTGCCAATCAGTGCATCAATGACGGACTGCGAGATTCGAATCTGAAGGTGATTCATGTGGGACTGCCAATCCCTTCACCCGATCCGGCCGCCGTCGCAAAAATACGAAATCAAGTCGCTGCCGATAATCGAAAATTGCTGGTCGCGATCGGTAACCTGTTGCCGTGCAAAGGTCACGCGGATCTAATCCGTGCGATCGGTTTGCTAGACCAGCCGCCGGGAACGTTTGTCCTCGCGATCGCGGGTGAGGGGAAACATCGTGATGAACTGGAGTGTTTGCGGGACGCACTCCCCGACCCCGAATCGGTGCGGTTGTTGGGCTTTCAAGACAATCCAGACGACTGGTTGGCTGCCGCCGATGCGGTCGTTCATCCTTCCCACCAGGAAGGTCTCTGTTTGACCGTTGTGGGAGCGATGATGTTGCGACGACCTGTCGTCGCCAGTCCGGTTGGCGGATTGTGCGAAGTCTTAGCCGCCGAACAAATTCATTCTGAATGGAGTTCCCCACTGGCGGAACTGTGTCTTCCCGAAGATCCCGCGTCGATCGCCAAGGCGTTGCGCACGCTCTTCGACGCCCAAGAGTCCCAAGTCCTGCAATCGCAGACACAGGTCGAAGCGGCCTATCAGCACGCGGTCCAGCGGTTTGGTGTCCAGCCAATGGTTGAGAAGACTCTAGCCTTGTACGAATCGCTAAACGAGCGACGCGCCGCGGCCTGA
- the rpoC gene encoding DNA-directed RNA polymerase subunit beta' codes for MSNGETGTYERINDYASVRISLARPQDIKSWSFGEVKKPETINYRTYRPEKDGLFCERIFGPEKDWECACGKYRGMKYKGMICDRCGVKVTHSRVRRKRMGHIDLAAPVVHIWFFKAMPSRLGNLLAMKTSSLEKVIYFQDYVVIDPGSTDLEFQQLLTEEEYRAARTQYGDGAFEADMGAEAVRKLLNKLDLVQLSEQLRIDLQETGSKQKKKDYINRLKIVESIRDSDNRPEWMVLDVIPVIPPDLRPLVLLDSGNFATSDLNDLYRRIINRNNRLRKLVDLNAPEVIIRNEKRMLQQSVDALFDNNRCKRPVLGSSNRPLKSLTDMIKGKQGRFRENLLGKRVDYSARSVIVVGPRLKLHQCGLPKKIALELYQPFIIRRLKELGHADTIKSAKKMLERKDEEVWDILEQVITNHPVLLNRAPTLHRMGIQAFEPTLVEGNAIRLHPLVCKGFNADFDGDQMAVHLPLSIEAQVEAHTLMLSTNNVFAPSNGKPIMSPSQDVVMGCYYTTVAMPDQKGQGMTFSSPNEADMAYAQGVVGLHANIKVRLPRHQKLKNNEGRNDYGAIIETTPGRIRFNQMLPEGMDFYNFPQRSSDLAKVISDCYQRLGRKATINLLDDMMQLGFRESTSSGLSFATDDLVTPDTKSKYIGEAEKTVMKYKKLYDRGVITGPERYNQVLDTWTHAREAITADMMVAMEHDIREGGWYMNPVYLMAHSGARGGIEQIRQLGGMRGLMAKPSGEIIETPIKANFREGLSVLEYFSSTHGARKGLADTALKTADSGYLTRKLADVAQNVVITLEDCGTTQGITKGVIFRGEKVEVQLAESISGRISRQNIVHQVTDEVIVEDSGLITPEIARKIELMGLNKIQVRSPMTCDASLGVCRRCYGMDLSTGDLVEEGMAVGIIAAQSIGEPGTQLTMRTFHIGGSVSKQVEESDIKCKSAGEVRLTRMRAIRNDEGKNIVLTRNGGITLVDDRGREIESYEIPTGSTLMVEEGDKVTEGSVLCEWNPYSIPIMTELTGKVRFEDVVEGETMRMERESSGKSRMLIVDHKGELHPQIIIEDAEGKPLDVQYLPERAMISVEEGAMIKAGAVLAEMPRESGGVSDITGGLPRITEIFEARKPKDPAVIAEVDGTVEILGEKKRGKRSIIVRSESGIEREHLVPHGKRFLVHSGDVVKAGQALVDGPLVPHDILRVSGEEAVQQYLLHEIQQVYRSQRVDINDKHCEVIIARMLRKVKIESSGDTSLLEGLVMDKFEFRRSNQGLSDCLKITNPGDSEYTEGQIVPKEAIEQTNAEIEAAGQTPAKGKRPRPATASTQLLGITKAAVQSNSFISAASFQETTKVLTEAALAGKVDRLVGLKENVILGHLIPAGTGFRIFQDAEVNYRREALEELAEEPIQSLEESFPLLADPDSPEEAPAEPTPAPSLPPVSNEPAPSNEALDSMFGGGKPTGGQE; via the coding sequence ATGTCCAACGGCGAAACCGGTACTTACGAACGTATCAACGACTACGCCTCGGTCCGCATCAGCTTGGCACGTCCTCAAGACATTAAAAGCTGGTCGTTCGGTGAAGTTAAAAAACCCGAAACGATTAACTATCGTACCTACCGTCCCGAAAAAGACGGTCTGTTTTGCGAACGTATTTTTGGCCCTGAAAAGGACTGGGAATGTGCCTGTGGTAAATACCGCGGGATGAAATACAAAGGGATGATCTGCGATCGCTGTGGGGTTAAAGTGACCCACAGTCGCGTCCGTCGTAAACGGATGGGACACATCGATCTAGCGGCTCCCGTCGTTCACATCTGGTTCTTCAAAGCGATGCCAAGTCGCCTTGGTAACCTGTTGGCGATGAAAACCAGCTCGCTGGAAAAGGTCATCTACTTCCAAGATTACGTGGTGATCGATCCAGGTTCCACCGACCTGGAATTCCAGCAACTACTGACCGAAGAAGAATACCGCGCAGCTCGTACACAGTACGGCGACGGTGCCTTCGAAGCCGACATGGGTGCCGAGGCGGTCCGCAAGTTGTTGAACAAACTGGACCTGGTTCAGTTGTCCGAACAACTCCGCATCGACCTGCAAGAAACCGGCAGCAAGCAGAAGAAGAAGGACTACATCAATCGGCTGAAAATCGTCGAATCGATCCGTGATAGCGACAACCGTCCCGAATGGATGGTCCTGGACGTTATCCCCGTGATTCCTCCGGACCTTCGTCCCTTGGTCTTGCTGGACAGCGGCAATTTCGCGACGAGCGATTTGAATGACCTTTATCGCCGAATCATCAACCGCAATAACCGATTGCGTAAATTGGTCGATTTGAACGCGCCTGAAGTGATCATTCGCAACGAAAAGCGAATGCTCCAACAGTCGGTCGATGCGTTGTTTGATAACAACCGCTGCAAACGACCAGTGCTGGGCAGCAGCAACCGTCCACTGAAATCCTTGACCGACATGATCAAGGGTAAGCAGGGTCGTTTCCGCGAAAACCTGCTTGGTAAACGAGTCGATTATTCGGCTCGAAGTGTGATCGTTGTCGGTCCGCGTCTGAAATTGCATCAGTGCGGCCTGCCAAAGAAAATCGCTTTGGAACTGTATCAACCGTTTATCATCCGCCGCCTGAAAGAACTGGGCCACGCCGACACGATCAAATCGGCGAAGAAGATGCTGGAGCGGAAGGACGAAGAGGTTTGGGATATCCTGGAACAGGTCATCACCAACCACCCGGTCCTATTGAATCGTGCACCGACGTTGCACCGCATGGGAATCCAGGCCTTTGAACCGACCCTTGTCGAAGGGAACGCGATTCGCCTGCACCCATTGGTATGCAAAGGCTTTAACGCCGACTTCGATGGTGACCAGATGGCGGTCCACTTGCCGCTTTCGATCGAAGCCCAAGTCGAAGCGCATACGTTGATGCTTAGTACCAACAACGTGTTTGCACCTTCGAACGGCAAACCGATCATGAGCCCGTCGCAAGACGTCGTCATGGGTTGCTACTACACGACCGTTGCGATGCCGGATCAGAAAGGGCAGGGGATGACGTTCTCCAGCCCCAACGAAGCCGACATGGCATACGCTCAAGGGGTTGTCGGCCTGCATGCGAATATCAAAGTCCGCTTGCCACGTCACCAGAAACTGAAAAACAACGAAGGTCGCAACGACTACGGTGCGATCATCGAAACCACTCCTGGGCGTATCCGATTTAATCAGATGCTTCCTGAAGGGATGGATTTCTACAACTTCCCGCAGCGATCGAGTGACCTTGCCAAGGTAATTAGCGATTGTTACCAGCGTTTGGGTCGCAAAGCGACGATCAACCTGCTGGACGACATGATGCAGCTTGGCTTCCGCGAATCGACCAGCAGTGGTCTGTCCTTCGCGACGGATGACTTGGTCACTCCGGACACCAAGAGCAAGTACATCGGTGAAGCCGAAAAGACGGTGATGAAGTACAAGAAATTGTATGACCGTGGGGTTATCACCGGGCCTGAACGTTACAACCAGGTTCTGGATACTTGGACACACGCTCGTGAAGCGATCACCGCCGACATGATGGTGGCGATGGAACATGACATCCGCGAAGGCGGCTGGTACATGAACCCTGTGTACCTGATGGCCCACTCGGGTGCTCGTGGTGGTATCGAACAGATTCGTCAGCTGGGCGGGATGCGTGGTCTGATGGCAAAGCCATCGGGCGAAATCATCGAAACGCCGATTAAGGCTAACTTCCGCGAAGGCTTGTCCGTTCTGGAGTACTTCTCCTCGACGCACGGGGCTCGTAAAGGTCTGGCCGACACGGCATTGAAGACGGCTGACTCCGGTTACCTAACTCGTAAACTGGCCGACGTTGCCCAGAACGTGGTTATCACGCTGGAAGACTGCGGGACCACCCAAGGGATCACCAAGGGTGTTATTTTCCGCGGCGAGAAAGTCGAAGTTCAATTGGCCGAATCGATCAGTGGTCGAATCAGTCGTCAGAACATCGTTCACCAGGTGACCGACGAAGTGATCGTCGAAGATAGCGGCTTGATCACTCCGGAAATCGCTCGCAAGATCGAACTGATGGGACTGAACAAGATTCAGGTCCGCAGCCCGATGACCTGTGACGCGTCACTGGGTGTTTGTCGTCGCTGTTACGGAATGGACCTCTCGACCGGTGACCTGGTTGAAGAGGGCATGGCCGTCGGAATCATCGCCGCCCAATCGATTGGTGAACCGGGTACTCAGTTGACCATGCGTACGTTCCACATCGGTGGTAGCGTTAGCAAGCAAGTCGAAGAGTCGGACATCAAATGTAAGTCGGCCGGTGAAGTTCGTTTGACTCGGATGCGAGCCATTCGCAACGACGAAGGCAAAAACATCGTGTTGACTCGAAACGGGGGAATCACCCTGGTCGATGATCGCGGTCGCGAAATCGAATCGTATGAAATCCCCACCGGTTCGACCCTGATGGTCGAAGAAGGGGACAAAGTGACCGAAGGTTCGGTCCTTTGCGAATGGAACCCGTACTCCATTCCGATTATGACCGAATTGACCGGTAAGGTTCGCTTCGAAGATGTGGTCGAAGGCGAAACGATGCGTATGGAACGCGAATCGAGCGGTAAAAGCCGTATGTTGATCGTCGACCATAAAGGGGAATTGCATCCTCAGATCATCATCGAAGACGCCGAAGGCAAACCACTGGACGTTCAGTACCTTCCCGAACGAGCGATGATCTCGGTCGAAGAAGGGGCCATGATCAAAGCCGGTGCCGTGTTGGCTGAAATGCCGCGTGAATCGGGTGGTGTTAGTGACATCACCGGTGGTCTGCCGCGTATTACCGAGATTTTTGAAGCTCGTAAACCGAAAGACCCCGCCGTGATCGCCGAAGTCGACGGTACCGTCGAAATCCTTGGCGAAAAGAAACGTGGTAAGCGTTCGATCATCGTCCGTAGTGAATCGGGCATCGAGCGTGAACACTTGGTTCCCCACGGTAAACGTTTCTTGGTTCACAGCGGTGACGTTGTGAAAGCCGGTCAGGCCCTGGTCGATGGACCTTTGGTTCCTCACGACATCCTCCGGGTTTCCGGAGAAGAAGCCGTCCAGCAATACCTCCTTCACGAAATCCAACAGGTTTACCGCTCACAGCGTGTGGACATCAATGACAAGCATTGCGAAGTCATCATTGCCCGCATGTTGCGTAAGGTGAAAATCGAATCCTCCGGCGACACCAGTCTGCTGGAGGGTTTGGTAATGGACAAATTTGAATTCCGCCGCAGCAATCAAGGACTGTCCGATTGCCTCAAAATCACCAACCCTGGTGACAGCGAATACACCGAAGGACAAATTGTTCCTAAGGAAGCGATCGAGCAAACCAATGCGGAAATCGAAGCCGCCGGACAAACCCCTGCAAAGGGCAAACGTCCTCGGCCCGCGACCGCTAGTACTCAGTTGCTAGGGATCACCAAGGCAGCCGTCCAGTCGAACAGTTTCATCAGTGCCGCGTCGTTCCAAGAAACGACCAAGGTCCTCACCGAAGCTGCTCTGGCAGGCAAAGTCGACCGCTTGGTCGGTCTGAAAGAGAACGTCATCCTGGGTCACTTGATCCCAGCCGGTACCGGTTTCCGCATCTTCCAAGATGCCGAAGTCAACTACCGCCGCGAAGCGTTGGAAGAATTGGCCGAAGAGCCCATCCAAAGCTTGGAGGAATCGTTCCCACTGCTGGCCGATCCAGACAGTCCCGAGGAAGCACCAGCGGAACCCACCCCGGCTCCGTCGCTACCTCCGGTAAGCAACGAACCAGCTCCAAGCAACGAAGCCCTCGACAGCATGTTCGGTGGCGGCAAGCCAACCGGCGGCCAAGAGTAA
- the rpoB gene encoding DNA-directed RNA polymerase subunit beta: protein MATTSNRRLEPTTVRHFGSDREGFDLPDLTALQTASYSVFLQEDSEPTGRRDVGLEGVLREIFPISSYDGNINLEYLRYELGKPRYTPQECRQLRLTYGRPLRVWLRLMRDEPVDEEVYLGDLPIMMGGGEFIINGAERVVVSQLHRSPGVDFVLEQEGTSDRKLPSCRVIPERGSWIEVNVTKKDALTVRIDQSGKFAATTLLRAMDPSLSTDADLLRAFYKTSTETISDGRSAAKIEGNVAVDDIIYPSDSDRAGEIIIEAGHKITKSVAETICTSGVTEVEIMDGPKVPLIFNTLGDDNTSSHEEALLRIYQRLRPGNPPQLEKARTLFNEKFYDENRYRLGKVGRFRLNRKLGTDISESEMTLRHQDMISAIAYLLDLFDPDSGAEIDDIDHLGNRRLRTIDELAAEELRKGFLKLRRTVQERMSMKDAEDMTPRSLINPKSVSAAIDYFFGRGELSQVVDQTNPLSQLTHERRLSALGPGGLNRKRAGFEVRDVHISHYGRICPIETPEGTNIGLISSLAIYAGVDGYGFLVTPYRKIQESRVTDEVVWLRADEEDESYVAPADAEVKDGSLVPGPNMIARVRSDFEIVHPDRIDYMDVAPAQMVGVSAGLIPFLEHDDANRALMGSNMQRQAVPLLVAEPPIVGTGMERQVAKNSAMVVRARRAGKVTYADAKRIEIGSDHYDLKKYQGLNERTCMNQKPIVSVGDKVEQNQIIADGAATRNGELALGRNVLVGFMSFDGYNYEDAIILSEELVKNDTYTSIHIEDFDVEIRETKLGREEFTRDIPNVSEKALRNLDDSGIVQVGTYVRPGDVLVGKVSPKSKTELTPEEKLLHAIFGRAGEDVKNDSLEVPSGIEGIVIDTQKFSRRMSLTEDERKQFEKELKEVESEGNQEIASTFTSLINELEATANTKLKDAEGNPLSDGQDPKFIAEQAVNFQLKRVIEQVKGEELREEVEKVFKQQWINVEQAIDSRDRKLNSMKRGDELRSGVLQMVKVYIANRRVISVGDKMAGRHGNKGVIGKILPVEDMPFLPDGTPLQIMLNPLGVPSRMNVGQILETHLGWAGAKLGFQAITPVFDGASEEDINDCLEEAGLPRHGKVRLLDGRTGEAMSQETTVGYIYMLKLHHLVDDKVHARSTGPYSLITQQPLGGKARFGGQRFGEMEVWALEAYGAAYILQELLTVKSDDVEGRTKIYESMVKGENTLEAGTPASFDVLTNEIRGLALNMQLEKRPV, encoded by the coding sequence ATGGCTACTACGTCGAATCGTCGTCTTGAACCAACCACCGTCCGTCACTTTGGCTCCGATCGAGAAGGTTTCGACCTGCCCGATTTGACTGCCCTGCAAACGGCTAGCTACTCTGTATTCCTACAAGAAGACTCCGAGCCTACGGGCCGTCGTGATGTCGGCCTTGAAGGAGTGCTTCGTGAGATTTTCCCGATCAGCAGTTATGACGGGAACATCAACCTGGAATACCTCCGTTACGAATTAGGGAAGCCTCGCTACACCCCTCAAGAGTGTCGCCAGCTTCGCTTGACCTACGGCCGTCCTCTTCGTGTTTGGCTTCGCCTGATGCGAGACGAACCCGTGGACGAAGAAGTCTACTTGGGCGACCTGCCAATCATGATGGGTGGTGGTGAATTCATCATCAACGGTGCCGAACGCGTTGTCGTTTCGCAGCTTCACCGTAGCCCTGGTGTTGACTTTGTTCTGGAACAAGAAGGAACAAGCGATCGCAAATTGCCAAGTTGCCGAGTCATTCCGGAACGTGGATCATGGATCGAAGTAAACGTCACGAAGAAAGACGCGTTGACCGTCCGAATCGACCAGAGTGGTAAATTTGCCGCAACCACTTTGTTGCGAGCAATGGACCCCAGCCTGTCGACCGACGCCGATCTCCTGCGAGCCTTCTACAAGACTTCGACCGAAACGATCTCCGACGGACGCAGTGCCGCTAAAATCGAAGGGAATGTCGCCGTTGACGACATCATCTATCCTTCCGATAGCGACCGCGCCGGCGAAATCATCATCGAAGCAGGACACAAGATCACCAAAAGTGTCGCCGAAACAATCTGCACTTCTGGTGTTACCGAAGTGGAAATCATGGACGGACCAAAGGTCCCGTTGATTTTCAATACGCTCGGTGACGACAACACCAGCAGCCACGAAGAAGCCCTCCTCCGTATCTACCAACGTCTGCGTCCGGGCAACCCGCCGCAACTGGAGAAAGCTCGGACTCTCTTCAACGAGAAATTCTACGATGAAAATCGGTACCGTTTGGGCAAGGTCGGTCGCTTCCGCCTGAACCGCAAACTGGGCACCGACATCAGCGAATCAGAAATGACGCTGCGTCACCAGGACATGATCTCCGCAATCGCCTACCTGCTGGATCTGTTCGATCCGGACAGTGGTGCCGAAATCGATGACATTGACCACCTGGGCAATCGTCGCCTGCGAACGATCGACGAACTTGCAGCTGAGGAACTCCGCAAAGGATTCCTGAAACTGCGTCGTACCGTCCAAGAGCGAATGAGCATGAAAGATGCCGAGGACATGACGCCTCGCTCTTTGATCAACCCGAAAAGTGTTTCCGCAGCGATCGATTACTTCTTCGGTCGTGGCGAACTTTCGCAGGTCGTTGACCAGACGAACCCGCTGTCACAACTGACACACGAACGTCGTTTGTCGGCTCTGGGGCCTGGCGGTTTGAATCGTAAACGAGCCGGTTTTGAAGTTCGCGACGTTCACATTTCCCACTACGGACGTATCTGTCCGATTGAGACTCCTGAAGGTACGAACATTGGACTGATCAGTTCGCTGGCGATTTACGCCGGCGTCGACGGTTACGGATTTTTGGTCACGCCCTATCGCAAGATTCAAGAAAGCCGAGTCACCGACGAAGTTGTCTGGTTGCGAGCCGACGAAGAAGATGAATCGTACGTGGCTCCGGCGGATGCCGAGGTCAAGGACGGTTCGCTTGTTCCAGGACCAAACATGATCGCTCGAGTCCGTAGTGACTTCGAGATCGTTCATCCTGACCGCATCGATTACATGGACGTTGCTCCGGCCCAGATGGTCGGGGTTTCAGCCGGTTTGATTCCGTTCCTCGAACACGATGATGCAAACCGTGCATTGATGGGTTCGAACATGCAGCGGCAAGCCGTCCCATTGTTGGTGGCAGAACCACCGATCGTGGGAACTGGCATGGAACGTCAAGTCGCCAAGAACAGCGCGATGGTCGTGCGAGCCCGCCGGGCTGGCAAAGTGACCTACGCCGATGCAAAGCGAATTGAAATCGGTAGCGATCATTACGACCTGAAGAAATACCAAGGTCTGAATGAACGAACCTGTATGAACCAAAAACCGATCGTCAGCGTCGGTGACAAGGTTGAACAGAATCAGATCATCGCCGACGGAGCTGCCACCCGAAACGGTGAACTGGCTCTGGGACGTAACGTGCTGGTCGGGTTTATGTCGTTTGACGGCTACAACTACGAAGACGCGATCATCCTGTCGGAAGAATTGGTGAAGAACGACACGTATACTTCGATCCATATCGAAGACTTCGATGTCGAAATTCGCGAAACGAAATTGGGCCGCGAAGAATTCACTCGCGACATCCCCAATGTTTCTGAAAAAGCTCTTCGTAACCTGGATGATTCCGGGATCGTTCAAGTCGGCACCTACGTCCGGCCAGGCGATGTCCTGGTTGGTAAGGTCAGCCCGAAAAGCAAAACCGAGTTGACTCCGGAAGAAAAACTCCTTCACGCGATCTTCGGTCGAGCCGGTGAGGATGTGAAGAACGATTCGCTGGAGGTTCCTTCGGGGATCGAAGGAATCGTTATCGACACGCAGAAATTCTCGCGTCGCATGAGCCTGACCGAAGACGAACGAAAGCAATTCGAAAAAGAATTGAAGGAAGTTGAAAGCGAAGGCAACCAAGAAATCGCCAGCACTTTCACCAGCCTGATCAACGAACTGGAAGCGACTGCCAACACCAAACTGAAAGACGCTGAAGGCAACCCACTGTCCGACGGCCAAGACCCGAAATTCATCGCGGAACAAGCGGTCAATTTCCAGTTGAAGCGGGTTATCGAACAGGTCAAGGGCGAAGAACTTCGCGAGGAAGTCGAAAAGGTCTTCAAGCAACAGTGGATCAACGTTGAACAAGCGATTGACTCGCGAGACCGTAAACTGAACAGCATGAAGCGAGGCGACGAGCTTCGCAGTGGCGTGCTGCAGATGGTCAAGGTCTACATCGCCAATCGACGCGTCATCAGCGTTGGGGACAAGATGGCAGGTCGCCACGGTAACAAGGGTGTTATCGGGAAGATCTTGCCTGTGGAAGACATGCCGTTCCTTCCGGATGGTACCCCACTGCAGATCATGCTGAATCCGCTGGGAGTTCCCAGTCGTATGAACGTGGGACAGATTCTGGAAACGCACCTCGGGTGGGCCGGAGCCAAACTGGGCTTCCAAGCCATCACCCCGGTCTTTGATGGAGCCAGCGAAGAAGACATCAATGACTGTCTAGAAGAAGCAGGCCTACCAAGGCACGGAAAAGTGCGGCTTCTGGATGGACGAACCGGCGAAGCGATGTCTCAAGAGACAACCGTTGGTTACATCTACATGCTGAAACTACATCACTTGGTCGATGACAAAGTCCACGCTCGTAGCACTGGTCCATACTCCTTGATTACCCAACAACCCTTGGGTGGGAAGGCTCGCTTCGGCGGCCAACGCTTCGGGGAAATGGAAGTCTGGGCGTTGGAAGCTTACGGGGCGGCATACATCCTGCAAGAACTTCTCACCGTCAAGAGTGACGATGTTGAAGGGCGTACCAAGATCTACGAATCGATGGTCAAAGGGGAAAACACCCTGGAGGCAGGCACGCCCGCCAGTTTCGACGTTTTGACAAACGAAATTCGAGGACTAGCACTCAACATGCAATTGGAAAAACGACCGGTTTAG
- the rplL gene encoding 50S ribosomal protein L7/L12: MSEEATAVAEFSAETKELGDKIAEMTLKQAKELSDYLKDAYGIEPAAGGGVVMAAAGDAGGAEEVEQTEFDVILTGFGDKKLNVVKVVKNLTGASLMEAKKMVESAPATLKEGVSKEDAEKVKSEIEEAGGSVELK; this comes from the coding sequence ATGTCTGAAGAAGCAACCGCAGTAGCGGAATTTAGTGCCGAAACCAAGGAACTTGGCGATAAGATCGCTGAAATGACCCTGAAGCAGGCAAAAGAACTAAGCGATTATCTAAAAGATGCCTATGGCATCGAACCTGCTGCAGGTGGCGGAGTCGTCATGGCAGCTGCAGGCGACGCCGGTGGAGCCGAAGAGGTTGAACAAACCGAATTCGACGTCATCTTGACTGGATTTGGCGACAAAAAGCTGAACGTTGTTAAGGTCGTCAAAAACCTGACCGGCGCTTCGCTAATGGAAGCCAAGAAAATGGTCGAAAGCGCCCCTGCAACGCTCAAAGAAGGCGTTAGCAAAGAGGACGCAGAAAAGGTCAAGAGCGAAATCGAAGAAGCTGGCGGTAGCGTCGAACTTAAATAG